The Oryzias latipes chromosome 1, ASM223467v1 genome contains a region encoding:
- the rbm47 gene encoding RNA-binding protein 47 isoform X1 has protein sequence MTAEDPAASSTMSNNAAHAKPSAASHHSLHGHINIPEGVAGASNEAALVTLMERTGYTMVQENGQRKYGPPPGWNGPSPPRGCEIFVGKIPRDVYEDELVPVFESVGRIYEMRLMMDFDGKNRGYAFVMYTEKHEAKRAVRELNNYEVRPGRLLGVCSSVDNCRLFIGGIPKTKKREEILEEVSKVTEGVLDVIVYASAADKMKNRGFAFVEYESHRAAAMARRKLMPGRIQLWGHQIAVDWAEPEIDVDEDVMETVKILYVRNLMMETNEETIRQIFSQWNPGCVERVKKIRDYAFVHFTSRDDAVLAMDNLNGTEIEGSCIEVTLAKPVDKEQYSRQKASKGAIPATPEATQQQNYVYQCDPYTLAYYGYPYSTLIGPNRDYFVKGTPMILNNAGTVRGRGRAAAGNRTPGPRGSYLGGYSAGRGIYSRYHEGKTKQPEKPYELMNSLELPASVNPVGIKPGTMALPALGAQYPVFSPTPAPKLMEDGKVHTVEHLINPLAIQHPEHTTAAAATVLPAVSTPPPFQGRPITPVYAMAHNVQRIPTAGGLYGPGFVPITNYTANTAALAALQKNAAMTAAAYGGYAGYAVPQAFPAAAFQLPLHDIYQTY, from the exons ATGACAGCTGAGGATCCTGCTGCTTCTTCAACAATGAGCAATAACGCTGCCCATGCTAAACCCTCCGCTGCTTCCCACCATTCTCTCCACGGACACATCAACATCCCAGAGGGTGTTGCAGGAGCCTCCAATGAAGCTGCACTGGTGACCTTGATGGAGCGCACTGGCTACACTATGGTGCAGGAAAATGGTCAACGCAAATATGGCCCTCCTCCTGGCTGGAACGGCCCATCTCCTCCTCGAGGATGTGAAATCTTTGTTGGGAAAATCCCAAGAGACGTTTATGAGGATGAGTTAGTCCCAGTGTTTGAGTCAGTAGGCCGCATCTACGAAATGCGTCTGATGATGGACTTCGATGGCAAAAACAGAGGGTATGCATTTGTGATGTACACAGAGAAACATGAGGCTAAAAGAGCTGTGCGGGAGCTAAATAACTATGAGGTGCGGCCTGGTCGGCTGTTGGGGGTCTGCTCTTCTGTGGATAACTGCCGTCTTTTCATTGGTGGCATTCCCAAGACAAAGAAGCGTGAAGAGATCCTGGAGGAAGTCTCCAAAGTGACAGAAGGGGTATTAGATGTCATAGTTTATGCCAGTGCAGCAGACAAGATGAAGAACCGAGGCTTCGCCTTTGTAGAGTACGAGTCGCATCGGGCAGCTGCTATGGCCCGCAGGAAGCTGATGCCTGGCCGAATTCAGCTGTGGGGCCACCAGATCGCTGTGGACTGGGCTGAACCAGAAATCGATGTAGATGAAGATGTGATGGAGACGGTGAAGATCCTCTACGTTAGAAATCTAATGATGGAGACAAATGAAGAGACAATCAGACAG ATCTTCAGCCAGTGGAACCCTGGATGTGTCGAGCGCGTAAAAAAGATTCGTGACTATGCTTTTGTCCACTTCACATCACGGGACGATGCTGTGCTGGCAATGGACAACCTGAATGGCACAGAGATTGAGGGGTCCTGCATCGAGGTGACCCTCGCCAAACCGGTAGATAAAGAGCAGTACTCCCGCCAGAAGGCGTCCAAGGGGGCAATTCCTGCCACTCCAGAAGCCACTCAGCAGCAGAACTACGTTTACCAGTGTGACCCCTACACATTGGCCTACTATGGTTATCCCTACAGCACCCTCATTGGACCAAACAGGGACTACTTTGTGAAAG GAACCCCAATGATACTGAACAATG cAGGTACTGTGAGAGGTCGTGGCCGTGCCGCTGCAGGTAATCGTACCCCTGGACCGCGAGGGTCATACCTTGGGGGTTACTCTGCTGGTCGTGGCATCTACAGCCGCTATCACGAGGGCAAGACCAAGCAGCCCGAAAAGCCCTATGAGCTGATGAACAGTCTGGAGCTTCCTGCCTCCGTCAACCCAGTTGGCATCAAACCTGGCACAA TGGCTTTACCTGCTCTGGGTGCCCAGTACCCAGTGTTCAGCCCCACTCCTGCACCCAAACTGATGGAGGATGGAAAGGTGCACACAGTGGAGCATCTCATCAACCCTTTGGCCATTCAACACCCAGAACACACCACTGCTGCTGCCGCCACAGTCCTACCTGCAGTGTCCACTCCTCCTCCCTTCCAG GGCCGTCCCATCACTCCTGTTTATGCCATGGCTCACAACGTTCAGCGCATTCCCACAGCCGGTGGCCTGTATGGACCCGGCTTCGTCCCCATCACAAACTACACGGCCAACACAGCTGCTCTggctgccctgcagaaaaacGCAGCCATGACCGCTGCAGCATACGGAGGTTATGCCGGCTACGCCGTGCCGCAGGCCTTCCCTGCAGCCGCCTTTCAGCTGCCCCTCCACGACATCTACCAGACATACTGA
- the rbm47 gene encoding RNA-binding protein 47 isoform X3, which yields MTAEDPAASSTMSNNAAHAKPSAASHHSLHGHINIPEGVAGASNEAALVTLMERTGYTMVQENGQRKYGPPPGWNGPSPPRGCEIFVGKIPRDVYEDELVPVFESVGRIYEMRLMMDFDGKNRGYAFVMYTEKHEAKRAVRELNNYEVRPGRLLGVCSSVDNCRLFIGGIPKTKKREEILEEVSKVTEGVLDVIVYASAADKMKNRGFAFVEYESHRAAAMARRKLMPGRIQLWGHQIAVDWAEPEIDVDEDVMETVKILYVRNLMMETNEETIRQIFSQWNPGCVERVKKIRDYAFVHFTSRDDAVLAMDNLNGTEIEGSCIEVTLAKPVDKEQYSRQKASKGAIPATPEATQQQNYVYQCDPYTLAYYGYPYSTLIGPNRDYFVKAGTVRGRGRAAAGNRTPGPRGSYLGGYSAGRGIYSRYHEGKTKQPEKPYELMNSLELPASVNPVGIKPGTMALPALGAQYPVFSPTPAPKLMEDGKVHTVEHLINPLAIQHPEHTTAAAATVLPAVSTPPPFQGRPITPVYAMAHNVQRIPTAGGLYGPGFVPITNYTANTAALAALQKNAAMTAAAYGGYAGYAVPQAFPAAAFQLPLHDIYQTY from the exons ATGACAGCTGAGGATCCTGCTGCTTCTTCAACAATGAGCAATAACGCTGCCCATGCTAAACCCTCCGCTGCTTCCCACCATTCTCTCCACGGACACATCAACATCCCAGAGGGTGTTGCAGGAGCCTCCAATGAAGCTGCACTGGTGACCTTGATGGAGCGCACTGGCTACACTATGGTGCAGGAAAATGGTCAACGCAAATATGGCCCTCCTCCTGGCTGGAACGGCCCATCTCCTCCTCGAGGATGTGAAATCTTTGTTGGGAAAATCCCAAGAGACGTTTATGAGGATGAGTTAGTCCCAGTGTTTGAGTCAGTAGGCCGCATCTACGAAATGCGTCTGATGATGGACTTCGATGGCAAAAACAGAGGGTATGCATTTGTGATGTACACAGAGAAACATGAGGCTAAAAGAGCTGTGCGGGAGCTAAATAACTATGAGGTGCGGCCTGGTCGGCTGTTGGGGGTCTGCTCTTCTGTGGATAACTGCCGTCTTTTCATTGGTGGCATTCCCAAGACAAAGAAGCGTGAAGAGATCCTGGAGGAAGTCTCCAAAGTGACAGAAGGGGTATTAGATGTCATAGTTTATGCCAGTGCAGCAGACAAGATGAAGAACCGAGGCTTCGCCTTTGTAGAGTACGAGTCGCATCGGGCAGCTGCTATGGCCCGCAGGAAGCTGATGCCTGGCCGAATTCAGCTGTGGGGCCACCAGATCGCTGTGGACTGGGCTGAACCAGAAATCGATGTAGATGAAGATGTGATGGAGACGGTGAAGATCCTCTACGTTAGAAATCTAATGATGGAGACAAATGAAGAGACAATCAGACAG ATCTTCAGCCAGTGGAACCCTGGATGTGTCGAGCGCGTAAAAAAGATTCGTGACTATGCTTTTGTCCACTTCACATCACGGGACGATGCTGTGCTGGCAATGGACAACCTGAATGGCACAGAGATTGAGGGGTCCTGCATCGAGGTGACCCTCGCCAAACCGGTAGATAAAGAGCAGTACTCCCGCCAGAAGGCGTCCAAGGGGGCAATTCCTGCCACTCCAGAAGCCACTCAGCAGCAGAACTACGTTTACCAGTGTGACCCCTACACATTGGCCTACTATGGTTATCCCTACAGCACCCTCATTGGACCAAACAGGGACTACTTTGTGAAAG cAGGTACTGTGAGAGGTCGTGGCCGTGCCGCTGCAGGTAATCGTACCCCTGGACCGCGAGGGTCATACCTTGGGGGTTACTCTGCTGGTCGTGGCATCTACAGCCGCTATCACGAGGGCAAGACCAAGCAGCCCGAAAAGCCCTATGAGCTGATGAACAGTCTGGAGCTTCCTGCCTCCGTCAACCCAGTTGGCATCAAACCTGGCACAA TGGCTTTACCTGCTCTGGGTGCCCAGTACCCAGTGTTCAGCCCCACTCCTGCACCCAAACTGATGGAGGATGGAAAGGTGCACACAGTGGAGCATCTCATCAACCCTTTGGCCATTCAACACCCAGAACACACCACTGCTGCTGCCGCCACAGTCCTACCTGCAGTGTCCACTCCTCCTCCCTTCCAG GGCCGTCCCATCACTCCTGTTTATGCCATGGCTCACAACGTTCAGCGCATTCCCACAGCCGGTGGCCTGTATGGACCCGGCTTCGTCCCCATCACAAACTACACGGCCAACACAGCTGCTCTggctgccctgcagaaaaacGCAGCCATGACCGCTGCAGCATACGGAGGTTATGCCGGCTACGCCGTGCCGCAGGCCTTCCCTGCAGCCGCCTTTCAGCTGCCCCTCCACGACATCTACCAGACATACTGA
- the rbm47 gene encoding RNA-binding protein 47 isoform X4 — MTAEDPAASSTMSNNAAHAKPSAASHHSLHGHINIPEGVAGASNEAALVTLMERTGYTMVQENGQRKYGPPPGWNGPSPPRGCEIFVGKIPRDVYEDELVPVFESVGRIYEMRLMMDFDGKNRGYAFVMYTEKHEAKRAVRELNNYEVRPGRLLGVCSSVDNCRLFIGGIPKTKKREEILEEVSKVTEGVLDVIVYASAADKMKNRGFAFVEYESHRAAAMARRKLMPGRIQLWGHQIAVDWAEPEIDVDEDVMETVKILYVRNLMMETNEETIRQIFSQWNPGCVERVKKIRDYAFVHFTSRDDAVLAMDNLNGTEIEGSCIEVTLAKPVDKEQYSRQKASKGAIPATPEATQQQNYVYQCDPYTLAYYGYPYSTLIGPNRDYFVKGTVRGRGRAAAGNRTPGPRGSYLGGYSAGRGIYSRYHEGKTKQPEKPYELMNSLELPASVNPVGIKPGTMALPALGAQYPVFSPTPAPKLMEDGKVHTVEHLINPLAIQHPEHTTAAAATVLPAVSTPPPFQGRPITPVYAMAHNVQRIPTAGGLYGPGFVPITNYTANTAALAALQKNAAMTAAAYGGYAGYAVPQAFPAAAFQLPLHDIYQTY; from the exons ATGACAGCTGAGGATCCTGCTGCTTCTTCAACAATGAGCAATAACGCTGCCCATGCTAAACCCTCCGCTGCTTCCCACCATTCTCTCCACGGACACATCAACATCCCAGAGGGTGTTGCAGGAGCCTCCAATGAAGCTGCACTGGTGACCTTGATGGAGCGCACTGGCTACACTATGGTGCAGGAAAATGGTCAACGCAAATATGGCCCTCCTCCTGGCTGGAACGGCCCATCTCCTCCTCGAGGATGTGAAATCTTTGTTGGGAAAATCCCAAGAGACGTTTATGAGGATGAGTTAGTCCCAGTGTTTGAGTCAGTAGGCCGCATCTACGAAATGCGTCTGATGATGGACTTCGATGGCAAAAACAGAGGGTATGCATTTGTGATGTACACAGAGAAACATGAGGCTAAAAGAGCTGTGCGGGAGCTAAATAACTATGAGGTGCGGCCTGGTCGGCTGTTGGGGGTCTGCTCTTCTGTGGATAACTGCCGTCTTTTCATTGGTGGCATTCCCAAGACAAAGAAGCGTGAAGAGATCCTGGAGGAAGTCTCCAAAGTGACAGAAGGGGTATTAGATGTCATAGTTTATGCCAGTGCAGCAGACAAGATGAAGAACCGAGGCTTCGCCTTTGTAGAGTACGAGTCGCATCGGGCAGCTGCTATGGCCCGCAGGAAGCTGATGCCTGGCCGAATTCAGCTGTGGGGCCACCAGATCGCTGTGGACTGGGCTGAACCAGAAATCGATGTAGATGAAGATGTGATGGAGACGGTGAAGATCCTCTACGTTAGAAATCTAATGATGGAGACAAATGAAGAGACAATCAGACAG ATCTTCAGCCAGTGGAACCCTGGATGTGTCGAGCGCGTAAAAAAGATTCGTGACTATGCTTTTGTCCACTTCACATCACGGGACGATGCTGTGCTGGCAATGGACAACCTGAATGGCACAGAGATTGAGGGGTCCTGCATCGAGGTGACCCTCGCCAAACCGGTAGATAAAGAGCAGTACTCCCGCCAGAAGGCGTCCAAGGGGGCAATTCCTGCCACTCCAGAAGCCACTCAGCAGCAGAACTACGTTTACCAGTGTGACCCCTACACATTGGCCTACTATGGTTATCCCTACAGCACCCTCATTGGACCAAACAGGGACTACTTTGTGAAAG GTACTGTGAGAGGTCGTGGCCGTGCCGCTGCAGGTAATCGTACCCCTGGACCGCGAGGGTCATACCTTGGGGGTTACTCTGCTGGTCGTGGCATCTACAGCCGCTATCACGAGGGCAAGACCAAGCAGCCCGAAAAGCCCTATGAGCTGATGAACAGTCTGGAGCTTCCTGCCTCCGTCAACCCAGTTGGCATCAAACCTGGCACAA TGGCTTTACCTGCTCTGGGTGCCCAGTACCCAGTGTTCAGCCCCACTCCTGCACCCAAACTGATGGAGGATGGAAAGGTGCACACAGTGGAGCATCTCATCAACCCTTTGGCCATTCAACACCCAGAACACACCACTGCTGCTGCCGCCACAGTCCTACCTGCAGTGTCCACTCCTCCTCCCTTCCAG GGCCGTCCCATCACTCCTGTTTATGCCATGGCTCACAACGTTCAGCGCATTCCCACAGCCGGTGGCCTGTATGGACCCGGCTTCGTCCCCATCACAAACTACACGGCCAACACAGCTGCTCTggctgccctgcagaaaaacGCAGCCATGACCGCTGCAGCATACGGAGGTTATGCCGGCTACGCCGTGCCGCAGGCCTTCCCTGCAGCCGCCTTTCAGCTGCCCCTCCACGACATCTACCAGACATACTGA
- the rbm47 gene encoding RNA-binding protein 47 isoform X2, with translation MTAEDPAASSTMSNNAAHAKPSAASHHSLHGHINIPEGVAGASNEAALVTLMERTGYTMVQENGQRKYGPPPGWNGPSPPRGCEIFVGKIPRDVYEDELVPVFESVGRIYEMRLMMDFDGKNRGYAFVMYTEKHEAKRAVRELNNYEVRPGRLLGVCSSVDNCRLFIGGIPKTKKREEILEEVSKVTEGVLDVIVYASAADKMKNRGFAFVEYESHRAAAMARRKLMPGRIQLWGHQIAVDWAEPEIDVDEDVMETVKILYVRNLMMETNEETIRQIFSQWNPGCVERVKKIRDYAFVHFTSRDDAVLAMDNLNGTEIEGSCIEVTLAKPVDKEQYSRQKASKGAIPATPEATQQQNYVYQCDPYTLAYYGYPYSTLIGPNRDYFVKGTPMILNNGTVRGRGRAAAGNRTPGPRGSYLGGYSAGRGIYSRYHEGKTKQPEKPYELMNSLELPASVNPVGIKPGTMALPALGAQYPVFSPTPAPKLMEDGKVHTVEHLINPLAIQHPEHTTAAAATVLPAVSTPPPFQGRPITPVYAMAHNVQRIPTAGGLYGPGFVPITNYTANTAALAALQKNAAMTAAAYGGYAGYAVPQAFPAAAFQLPLHDIYQTY, from the exons ATGACAGCTGAGGATCCTGCTGCTTCTTCAACAATGAGCAATAACGCTGCCCATGCTAAACCCTCCGCTGCTTCCCACCATTCTCTCCACGGACACATCAACATCCCAGAGGGTGTTGCAGGAGCCTCCAATGAAGCTGCACTGGTGACCTTGATGGAGCGCACTGGCTACACTATGGTGCAGGAAAATGGTCAACGCAAATATGGCCCTCCTCCTGGCTGGAACGGCCCATCTCCTCCTCGAGGATGTGAAATCTTTGTTGGGAAAATCCCAAGAGACGTTTATGAGGATGAGTTAGTCCCAGTGTTTGAGTCAGTAGGCCGCATCTACGAAATGCGTCTGATGATGGACTTCGATGGCAAAAACAGAGGGTATGCATTTGTGATGTACACAGAGAAACATGAGGCTAAAAGAGCTGTGCGGGAGCTAAATAACTATGAGGTGCGGCCTGGTCGGCTGTTGGGGGTCTGCTCTTCTGTGGATAACTGCCGTCTTTTCATTGGTGGCATTCCCAAGACAAAGAAGCGTGAAGAGATCCTGGAGGAAGTCTCCAAAGTGACAGAAGGGGTATTAGATGTCATAGTTTATGCCAGTGCAGCAGACAAGATGAAGAACCGAGGCTTCGCCTTTGTAGAGTACGAGTCGCATCGGGCAGCTGCTATGGCCCGCAGGAAGCTGATGCCTGGCCGAATTCAGCTGTGGGGCCACCAGATCGCTGTGGACTGGGCTGAACCAGAAATCGATGTAGATGAAGATGTGATGGAGACGGTGAAGATCCTCTACGTTAGAAATCTAATGATGGAGACAAATGAAGAGACAATCAGACAG ATCTTCAGCCAGTGGAACCCTGGATGTGTCGAGCGCGTAAAAAAGATTCGTGACTATGCTTTTGTCCACTTCACATCACGGGACGATGCTGTGCTGGCAATGGACAACCTGAATGGCACAGAGATTGAGGGGTCCTGCATCGAGGTGACCCTCGCCAAACCGGTAGATAAAGAGCAGTACTCCCGCCAGAAGGCGTCCAAGGGGGCAATTCCTGCCACTCCAGAAGCCACTCAGCAGCAGAACTACGTTTACCAGTGTGACCCCTACACATTGGCCTACTATGGTTATCCCTACAGCACCCTCATTGGACCAAACAGGGACTACTTTGTGAAAG GAACCCCAATGATACTGAACAATG GTACTGTGAGAGGTCGTGGCCGTGCCGCTGCAGGTAATCGTACCCCTGGACCGCGAGGGTCATACCTTGGGGGTTACTCTGCTGGTCGTGGCATCTACAGCCGCTATCACGAGGGCAAGACCAAGCAGCCCGAAAAGCCCTATGAGCTGATGAACAGTCTGGAGCTTCCTGCCTCCGTCAACCCAGTTGGCATCAAACCTGGCACAA TGGCTTTACCTGCTCTGGGTGCCCAGTACCCAGTGTTCAGCCCCACTCCTGCACCCAAACTGATGGAGGATGGAAAGGTGCACACAGTGGAGCATCTCATCAACCCTTTGGCCATTCAACACCCAGAACACACCACTGCTGCTGCCGCCACAGTCCTACCTGCAGTGTCCACTCCTCCTCCCTTCCAG GGCCGTCCCATCACTCCTGTTTATGCCATGGCTCACAACGTTCAGCGCATTCCCACAGCCGGTGGCCTGTATGGACCCGGCTTCGTCCCCATCACAAACTACACGGCCAACACAGCTGCTCTggctgccctgcagaaaaacGCAGCCATGACCGCTGCAGCATACGGAGGTTATGCCGGCTACGCCGTGCCGCAGGCCTTCCCTGCAGCCGCCTTTCAGCTGCCCCTCCACGACATCTACCAGACATACTGA
- the rbm47 gene encoding RNA-binding protein 47 isoform X5 yields the protein MTAEDPAASSTMSNNAAHAKPSAASHHSLHGHINIPEGVAGASNEAALVTLMERTGYTMVQENGQRKYGPPPGWNGPSPPRGCEIFVGKIPRDVYEDELVPVFESVGRIYEMRLMMDFDGKNRGYAFVMYTEKHEAKRAVRELNNYEVRPGRLLGVCSSVDNCRLFIGGIPKTKKREEILEEVSKVTEGVLDVIVYASAADKMKNRGFAFVEYESHRAAAMARRKLMPGRIQLWGHQIAVDWAEPEIDVDEDVMETVKILYVRNLMMETNEETIRQIFSQWNPGCVERVKKIRDYAFVHFTSRDDAVLAMDNLNGTEIEGSCIEVTLAKPVDKEQYSRQKASKGAIPATPEATQQQNYVYQCDPYTLAYYGYPYSTLIGPNRDYFVKGTPMILNNVALPALGAQYPVFSPTPAPKLMEDGKVHTVEHLINPLAIQHPEHTTAAAATVLPAVSTPPPFQGRPITPVYAMAHNVQRIPTAGGLYGPGFVPITNYTANTAALAALQKNAAMTAAAYGGYAGYAVPQAFPAAAFQLPLHDIYQTY from the exons ATGACAGCTGAGGATCCTGCTGCTTCTTCAACAATGAGCAATAACGCTGCCCATGCTAAACCCTCCGCTGCTTCCCACCATTCTCTCCACGGACACATCAACATCCCAGAGGGTGTTGCAGGAGCCTCCAATGAAGCTGCACTGGTGACCTTGATGGAGCGCACTGGCTACACTATGGTGCAGGAAAATGGTCAACGCAAATATGGCCCTCCTCCTGGCTGGAACGGCCCATCTCCTCCTCGAGGATGTGAAATCTTTGTTGGGAAAATCCCAAGAGACGTTTATGAGGATGAGTTAGTCCCAGTGTTTGAGTCAGTAGGCCGCATCTACGAAATGCGTCTGATGATGGACTTCGATGGCAAAAACAGAGGGTATGCATTTGTGATGTACACAGAGAAACATGAGGCTAAAAGAGCTGTGCGGGAGCTAAATAACTATGAGGTGCGGCCTGGTCGGCTGTTGGGGGTCTGCTCTTCTGTGGATAACTGCCGTCTTTTCATTGGTGGCATTCCCAAGACAAAGAAGCGTGAAGAGATCCTGGAGGAAGTCTCCAAAGTGACAGAAGGGGTATTAGATGTCATAGTTTATGCCAGTGCAGCAGACAAGATGAAGAACCGAGGCTTCGCCTTTGTAGAGTACGAGTCGCATCGGGCAGCTGCTATGGCCCGCAGGAAGCTGATGCCTGGCCGAATTCAGCTGTGGGGCCACCAGATCGCTGTGGACTGGGCTGAACCAGAAATCGATGTAGATGAAGATGTGATGGAGACGGTGAAGATCCTCTACGTTAGAAATCTAATGATGGAGACAAATGAAGAGACAATCAGACAG ATCTTCAGCCAGTGGAACCCTGGATGTGTCGAGCGCGTAAAAAAGATTCGTGACTATGCTTTTGTCCACTTCACATCACGGGACGATGCTGTGCTGGCAATGGACAACCTGAATGGCACAGAGATTGAGGGGTCCTGCATCGAGGTGACCCTCGCCAAACCGGTAGATAAAGAGCAGTACTCCCGCCAGAAGGCGTCCAAGGGGGCAATTCCTGCCACTCCAGAAGCCACTCAGCAGCAGAACTACGTTTACCAGTGTGACCCCTACACATTGGCCTACTATGGTTATCCCTACAGCACCCTCATTGGACCAAACAGGGACTACTTTGTGAAAG GAACCCCAATGATACTGAACAATG TGGCTTTACCTGCTCTGGGTGCCCAGTACCCAGTGTTCAGCCCCACTCCTGCACCCAAACTGATGGAGGATGGAAAGGTGCACACAGTGGAGCATCTCATCAACCCTTTGGCCATTCAACACCCAGAACACACCACTGCTGCTGCCGCCACAGTCCTACCTGCAGTGTCCACTCCTCCTCCCTTCCAG GGCCGTCCCATCACTCCTGTTTATGCCATGGCTCACAACGTTCAGCGCATTCCCACAGCCGGTGGCCTGTATGGACCCGGCTTCGTCCCCATCACAAACTACACGGCCAACACAGCTGCTCTggctgccctgcagaaaaacGCAGCCATGACCGCTGCAGCATACGGAGGTTATGCCGGCTACGCCGTGCCGCAGGCCTTCCCTGCAGCCGCCTTTCAGCTGCCCCTCCACGACATCTACCAGACATACTGA
- the rbm47 gene encoding RNA-binding protein 47 isoform X6, producing the protein MTAEDPAASSTMSNNAAHAKPSAASHHSLHGHINIPEGVAGASNEAALVTLMERTGYTMVQENGQRKYGPPPGWNGPSPPRGCEIFVGKIPRDVYEDELVPVFESVGRIYEMRLMMDFDGKNRGYAFVMYTEKHEAKRAVRELNNYEVRPGRLLGVCSSVDNCRLFIGGIPKTKKREEILEEVSKVTEGVLDVIVYASAADKMKNRGFAFVEYESHRAAAMARRKLMPGRIQLWGHQIAVDWAEPEIDVDEDVMETVKILYVRNLMMETNEETIRQIFSQWNPGCVERVKKIRDYAFVHFTSRDDAVLAMDNLNGTEIEGSCIEVTLAKPVDKEQYSRQKASKGAIPATPEATQQQNYVYQCDPYTLAYYGYPYSTLIGPNRDYFVKVALPALGAQYPVFSPTPAPKLMEDGKVHTVEHLINPLAIQHPEHTTAAAATVLPAVSTPPPFQGRPITPVYAMAHNVQRIPTAGGLYGPGFVPITNYTANTAALAALQKNAAMTAAAYGGYAGYAVPQAFPAAAFQLPLHDIYQTY; encoded by the exons ATGACAGCTGAGGATCCTGCTGCTTCTTCAACAATGAGCAATAACGCTGCCCATGCTAAACCCTCCGCTGCTTCCCACCATTCTCTCCACGGACACATCAACATCCCAGAGGGTGTTGCAGGAGCCTCCAATGAAGCTGCACTGGTGACCTTGATGGAGCGCACTGGCTACACTATGGTGCAGGAAAATGGTCAACGCAAATATGGCCCTCCTCCTGGCTGGAACGGCCCATCTCCTCCTCGAGGATGTGAAATCTTTGTTGGGAAAATCCCAAGAGACGTTTATGAGGATGAGTTAGTCCCAGTGTTTGAGTCAGTAGGCCGCATCTACGAAATGCGTCTGATGATGGACTTCGATGGCAAAAACAGAGGGTATGCATTTGTGATGTACACAGAGAAACATGAGGCTAAAAGAGCTGTGCGGGAGCTAAATAACTATGAGGTGCGGCCTGGTCGGCTGTTGGGGGTCTGCTCTTCTGTGGATAACTGCCGTCTTTTCATTGGTGGCATTCCCAAGACAAAGAAGCGTGAAGAGATCCTGGAGGAAGTCTCCAAAGTGACAGAAGGGGTATTAGATGTCATAGTTTATGCCAGTGCAGCAGACAAGATGAAGAACCGAGGCTTCGCCTTTGTAGAGTACGAGTCGCATCGGGCAGCTGCTATGGCCCGCAGGAAGCTGATGCCTGGCCGAATTCAGCTGTGGGGCCACCAGATCGCTGTGGACTGGGCTGAACCAGAAATCGATGTAGATGAAGATGTGATGGAGACGGTGAAGATCCTCTACGTTAGAAATCTAATGATGGAGACAAATGAAGAGACAATCAGACAG ATCTTCAGCCAGTGGAACCCTGGATGTGTCGAGCGCGTAAAAAAGATTCGTGACTATGCTTTTGTCCACTTCACATCACGGGACGATGCTGTGCTGGCAATGGACAACCTGAATGGCACAGAGATTGAGGGGTCCTGCATCGAGGTGACCCTCGCCAAACCGGTAGATAAAGAGCAGTACTCCCGCCAGAAGGCGTCCAAGGGGGCAATTCCTGCCACTCCAGAAGCCACTCAGCAGCAGAACTACGTTTACCAGTGTGACCCCTACACATTGGCCTACTATGGTTATCCCTACAGCACCCTCATTGGACCAAACAGGGACTACTTTGTGAAAG TGGCTTTACCTGCTCTGGGTGCCCAGTACCCAGTGTTCAGCCCCACTCCTGCACCCAAACTGATGGAGGATGGAAAGGTGCACACAGTGGAGCATCTCATCAACCCTTTGGCCATTCAACACCCAGAACACACCACTGCTGCTGCCGCCACAGTCCTACCTGCAGTGTCCACTCCTCCTCCCTTCCAG GGCCGTCCCATCACTCCTGTTTATGCCATGGCTCACAACGTTCAGCGCATTCCCACAGCCGGTGGCCTGTATGGACCCGGCTTCGTCCCCATCACAAACTACACGGCCAACACAGCTGCTCTggctgccctgcagaaaaacGCAGCCATGACCGCTGCAGCATACGGAGGTTATGCCGGCTACGCCGTGCCGCAGGCCTTCCCTGCAGCCGCCTTTCAGCTGCCCCTCCACGACATCTACCAGACATACTGA